A single genomic interval of Piliocolobus tephrosceles isolate RC106 chromosome 7, ASM277652v3, whole genome shotgun sequence harbors:
- the LOC111549969 gene encoding LOW QUALITY PROTEIN: ubiquitin-conjugating enzyme E2 C-like (The sequence of the model RefSeq protein was modified relative to this genomic sequence to represent the inferred CDS: deleted 2 bases in 1 codon), translating to MASQNRDPAATSVTASRKGRAEPSGGAARGPVGKRLQQELMTLMMSGDKGISAFPESDNLFKWVGTIHGAAGTVYEDLRYKLSLEFPSGYPYNAPTVKFLTPCYHPNVDTQGNICLDILKDKWSALYDVRTILLSIQSPLGEPNIDSPLNTHAAELWKNPTAFKKYLQETYSKQVTSQEP from the exons ATGGCTTCCCAAAACCGCGACCCAGCAGCCACAAGCGTCACCGCCTCCCGTAAAGGA CGAGCCGAGCCGAGCGGGGGCGCCGCCCGGGGTCCCGTGGGCAAAAGGCTACAGCAGGAGCTGATGACGCTCATGATGTCTGGCGATAAAGGGATTTCTGCCTTCCCTGAATCAGACAACCTTTTCAAATGGGTAGGGACCATCCATGGAGCAGCTGGAACAGTATATGAAGACCTGAGGTATAAGCTCTCACTAGAGTTCCCCAGTGGCTATCCTTACAATGCACCCACGGTGAAATTCCTCACACCCTGCTACCACCCCAACGTGGACACCCAGGGTAACATATGCCTGGACATCCTGAAGGACAAGTGGTCTGCCCTATATGACGTCAGGACCATTCTGCTCTCCATCCAGAGCCCTCTAGGAGAACCCAACATTGATAGTCCCTTGAACACGCATGCTGCCGAGCTCTGGAAAAACCCCACAGCTTTTAAGAAGTACCTGCAAGAAACCTACTCAAAGCAGGTCACCAGCCAGGAGCCCTGA